A portion of the Trachemys scripta elegans isolate TJP31775 chromosome 9, CAS_Tse_1.0, whole genome shotgun sequence genome contains these proteins:
- the SLITRK2 gene encoding SLIT and NTRK-like protein 2: MLKGVWLLSVLTVAGISPTTESRKPAKDICSRSRCPCEEKENVLNINCENKGFTTVSLLQPPPSKIYQLFLSGNALTRLHPNEFVNYSNAVTLHLGNNDMQEIRTGAFSGLRTLKRLHLNNNRLEVLREDTFLGLESLEYLQADYNYISAIEAGAFSQLNKLKVLILNDNLLLSLPSNVFRFVLLTHLDLRGNRLKMLPFAGVLEHIGGIMEIQLEENPWNCTCDLLPLKAWLDTITVFVGEIVCETPFRLHGKDVTQLTRQDLCPRKSSSDSHQREKHPSHSDTHIQRLSPTANPAISPTRAPKASRPPKTRNRPTPRVTVSKDRQIFGPIMVYQTKSPVPITCPSGCVCTSQSSDNGLNVNCQEKKISNISDLHPKPTSPKKLYLTSNYLQVVYKTDLLEYSSLDLLHLGNNRIAVIQEGAFTNLTSLRRLYLNGNYLEILYPSMFNGLQSLQYLYLEYNVIKEILPRTFDALSNLHLLFLNNNLLRSLPDNVFGGTSLTRLNLRNNHFSHLPVRGVLDQLSALIQIDLQENPWDCTCDIMGLRNWIEHVTEQNNQQSSPPVVINEVICESPAKHSGEHLKFLSKEAICPENPNLSDSTLFSMSHNTDTPQSLSVSPSSYPEIHTEVPLSVLILGLLVVFILSVCFGAGLFVFVLKRRKGVPSVPNSANNLDISSFQLQYGSYNMESHDKTEGHVYNYIPPPVGQMCQNPIYMQKEGDPVAYYRNLHEFSYSNLDHKKEDAANLAFTISAAELLEKQSSPREPELLYQNIAERVKELPSGGVVHYNFCTLPKRQFAPSYESRRQNQDRINKTVLYGTPRKYFAEQSKPEHPLLQGKLQTEPDYLEVLEKQTAISQL; the protein is encoded by the coding sequence ATGCTGAAGGGGGTCTGGCTGCTCAGTGTGTTGACAGTGGCTGGGATCTCGCCCACGACGGAGAGCCGCAAGCCCGCCAAAGACATTTGCAGCCGGAGTCGCTGCCCCTGCGAGGAGAAGGAGAACGTGCTGAACATCAACTGCGAAAACAAAGGCTTCACCACCGTCAGCCTGCTGCAGCCGCCCCCTTCCAAGATCTACCAGCTCTTCCTCAGCGGCAACGCCCTCACCCGCCTGCACCCCAATGAGTTCGTCAACTATTCCAACGCCGTGACCCTGCACCTGGGCAACAACGACATGCAGGAGATCCGCACCGGGGCCTTCAGTGGCCTGCGGACCCTCAAGAGACTGCACCTCAACAATAACAGGCTGGAGGTGCTACGGGAGGACACCTTCCTGGGCCTGGAGAGCCTGGAATACCTGCAGGCCGATTACAACTACATCAGCGCCATCGAAGCCGGGGCCTTCAGCCAGCTCAACAAACTGAAAGTGCTCATCCTCAACGACAACCTCCTGCTGTCCCTGCCCAGCAACGTCTTCCGCTTCGTCCTGCTCACGCACCTGGACCTGAGGGGGAACAGGTTGAAGATGTTGCCGTTCGCCGGCGTCCTGGAGCACATTGGTGGGATCATGGAGATCCAGCTGGAGGAGAACCCTTGGAACTGCACCTGTGACCTGCTCCCCCTCAAAGCCTGGCTGGACACCATCACCGTCTTTGTCGGGGAGATCGTCTGCGAGACGCCCTTCCGGCTGCATGGAAAGGACGTGACCCAGCTCACCCGGCAAGACCTCTGCCCTCGGAAAAGTTCCAGTGACTCTCACCAGAGGGAAAAGCACCCTTCCCACTCAGACACGCACATCCAGAGGCTCTCACCCACGGCCAACCCTGCCATCAGCCCCACCAGAGCCCCAAAAGCCAGCCGGCCACCCAAAACGAGGAACCGTCCAACGCCTCGGGTCACAGTGTCAAAAGACAGGCAAATTTTCGGACCTATCATGGTTTACCAGACCAAGTCCCCCGTGCCCATCACCTGCCCAAGTGGCTGTGTCTGCACTTCGCAAAGCTCCGACAATGGTCTAAATGTGAACTGCCAAGAGAAAAAGATCAGTAACATCTCagatctccaccccaaacccaccaGTCCAAAGAAACTTTACCTTACAAGTAACTATCTACAGGTTGTTTATAAAACCGATCTCCTTGAATACAGCTCTCTGGATTTGTTACATTTAGGAAACAACAGGATTGCAGTGATACAGGAAGGTGCCTTTACAAACCTCACCAGTTTACGCAGACTTTATCTCAATGGCAATTACCTTGAAATTCTGTACCCTTCTATGTTCAATGGACTGCAGAGCTTGCAGTATCTCTACTTAGAGTATAATGTCATTAAGGAAATCCTGCCACGCACCTTTGATGCTCTGAGTAACCTTCATCTATTATTTCTGAACAACAACTTGCTGAGGTCTTTGCCTGATAATGTGTTTGGTGGTACTTCCCTCACGAGACTCAATCTGAGGAACAACCACTTCTCACACTTGCCTGTGAGAGGAGTCCTCGACCAGCTCTCGGCTTTAATTCAGATAGACCTCCAAGAAAATCCTTGGGATTGCACGTGTGACATAATGGGGCTCAGGAACTGGATAGAGCATGTCACTGAGCAGAACAATCAGCAGTCAAGTCCCCCTGTAGTTATCAATGAAGTCATATGCGAGTCTCCAGCTAAGCACTCAGGAGAACATCTGAAATTCCTGAGCAAAGAGGCCATCTGTCCAGAGAACCCTAACTTGTCAGATTCTACTCTCTTCTCTATGAGTCATAACACAGACACACCACAGTCCCTCAGCGTCTCGCCCAGCTCCTATCCAGAAATACACACAGAAGTTCCACTCTCTGTCTTAATTTTAGGCTTGCTGGTTGTGTTTATCTTGTCTGTCTGTTTTGGGGCAGGCTTGTTTGTCTTTGTTCTGAAACGCCGAAAGGGAGTTCCAAGCGTGCCCAACAGTGCAAACAACTTAGACATAAGTTCATTTCAGCTGCAGTATGGGTCTTACAACATGGAGAGCCATGATAAAACTGAAGGGCATGTTTATAACTATATCCCCCCTCCTGTCGGGCAGATGTGCCAAAACCCAATCTACATGCAGAAGGAAGGGGATCCGGTTGCGTACTACAGGAATCTCCATGAGTTTAGCTATAGCAATCTTGACCACAAAAAGGAAGACGCAGCCAACCTTGCATTTACAATCAGTGCTGCTGAATTGCTGGAAAAGCAGTCCTCGCCAAGGGAACCAGAGCTGCTGTATCAAAACATTGCAGAGAGGGTCAAGGAACTCCCCAGTGGAGGGGTTGTTCATTACAACTTTTGCACCTTACCCAAAAGGCAGTTTGCTCCTTCCTATGAATCCAGACGCCAAAACCAGGACAGGATAAATAAGACTGTTTTGTATGGAACTCCCAGGAAATATTTTGCAGAACAGTCTAAACCCGAGCATCCTTTGCTGCAAGGAAAGCTACAAACAGAACCAGACTACCTCGAAGTTCTGGAAAAACAAACTGCAATTAGTCAGCTGTGA